From the Chionomys nivalis chromosome 18, mChiNiv1.1, whole genome shotgun sequence genome, the window GGGCCACACATTTCCAGGGCAGTTTCCCACCTCTTGCCCATCACTTCTCCATCCCCTTTCCTGTGGCCCACATCCCATGCCCATGTTGCCCTGTCTCAAAGTTTCCTAAAACTTTGGCTGAGCTGAGGTTACTGGGTGGGATCAACACCATTCCGATCTATTGTGCCATGGGGGCTCTCTCACTGCTTGCCTGTGCCTGCTGCGGAGCAGGAAACTTGGCTCCCAGGCTGGGCTGTGGAGGGGGCTGTGACATTTACTACATCAACCAACAGCAGAAGCACGGTATCCGTGCTCCCCCCATCCCCTGCATGGGCAGGGCCTGGCCGTGTATAAATAGGGCAGACATTTGGGCTCTCCCCAAACCTCTCTGTTCATCACTTCCTCTCCCCGGGTCTGGTGAGTTGTACTAGTCTGATAGCAGTGTTagcgggtggcagaggcagaggctgggacaGGAGAAAGGGAGGTTTCTGGGGAGACAGATGTTTTTAATAGATTCAGATGATAGATTCTGATGtgtaggcgtgtgtgtgtgtgtgttgcacaagaatgaaaacaaaacaagagagagagagagagagagagagagagagagagagagagagagaagctggcaTTTGAGCTCTCAGGAGTTTCTGAGCTGCCAAGGCTTACCTGTGTTATTTCTACACTGTTCATGTTTGGGAGATGTGATAGGTACCTTGACCGGCGTTTGCTGGGCCATTCAAGTCAGCGTGTGCAGGAAGCAGGTGCAGGAAGCAAAGTAAAGGACctgtaggctttttttctttACGTTTAAATTacagttatttatttgtgttcatgtgtgcaaggGTTGGGGATGGGGGCTCATGCCcaggtgcatgtgtggaagtcagagagcaaCTGTGGGAGTCAGTctgctccttctgccatgtgggctctgggcatcaaactcagctCATCAAACCTGGTGCCAAGCACCTCTCCCCattaagccacctctccagcacccacctgtaggcttttattttcagagtgtgtttgtgttcatattAGTGCCCTATGGACTTATAGCACCCCTGGCCAAGAAAACCCTCTTTCCCCCGTTCCCCCTGTGCCCCTGCCTTTGCCACCTCAGCTCACCCCTCCCTAAGCTGGTCACTAGGCAGCTGTTTTTTTCCGCTGTAGGTCCCTGGGCAGGCAGCCAGCAGCCACGCCCAGTGCTGAAGGGAGAGAAGAATGGTCAGAGACTGGTGCTGTGGTTGAGCTGAATGAGGGATGGAAACTGTTGTGTTGAGGCCAGGCCCGAGGGAGGCCCCCAAAAGTTGATGGCACAAATCTTGAGAGCTTGTGCCATAGACTGTGCATGTTTCAGGGCCCAGAGCATACACGGCCATCTCTCCATCAGTAGGTCCCCTGGGAGGGAGGATAGTCCCCTGAAGTGCTCTCAGCGGGTAGGATGGGATGGAATGCTTAAAATGGGGGCAGAATACGTCTATAACCTGGGTGCTGTGCAGCGCCAGTTCCTGATACCCTGTTGGTGTGAGTCAGAGAAGGCTACCTTTGTGTCTCCTGCCCCTAGGTCTCAATTGGCACCATGGCATACCCCTTGGAACAGGCCCTGGACATGATGGTGTCTACCTTCCACAAATACTCGGGCAAAGAGGGGGATAAGTTCAAGCTTAACAAGTCCGAACTGAAGGAGCTTCTGACCAGGGAGCTGCCCAGCTTCCTGGGGGTGAGTGGGTCCTGTCCCCCAGGAGGAGGATGGGGCTCTGGTGGGTGCTAGTCTTGACGCGGTGCCTAGCTACAGCTGGCACGTATCTCTAGAGTGAGAAGACGGAGGCCAGAGAGCTTGCTCCGGGTGCTTGGGGTAGAACCACAGCGAACCATCTCCCTCTCGCTAGCCCTCAGCTGAGAGAAGGCTTAGGACGAACACAACTGAAGAGGTGGAGGAAAACCAGAACAACTGCCTAAGGCAGCAGCGTCTGAAGCCCCAGCCTAGATCAGGACTGTTGGCCACAGAAACTGAGTTTCTGTGTGTGAGGACGCAACTATGGAGGCCACAGATACCTGCAGGTCCTCCCCTCCTAACACCTCACGTTAGCTGTTGCTAATGAGATAGTCAAAACTGGCATGGGGAAGGTGTGGTCCTACCCTTTCCCAGTGATTCCAAGAGCTTATCCAAGAAGCATCCTCCTCTACATAGCTTAGCCCCAAAGCTGCCAAGGAGGGCCTGGAGGCTTTCTCAAGCTTCTCAGAGATCTAGCTTGGGGTTGGCTTCTAACtgtgcctcttcttcctccagaAAAGGACAGATGAAGCTGGATTCCAGAAGCTGATGAGCAACCTGGACAGCAACAGGGATAACGAGATAGACTTTCAGGAGTACTGCATCTTCCTCTCCTGCATTGCCATGATGTGCAACGAATTCTTTGAAGGCTGCCCAGATAAACAGCCCCGGAAGAAGTGAAGACTCCTCAGATGGAGTGTGGGGGTGTGGTCTGCCAGGGGGCCTCTTCCCTGGTGGCTCTGAGCATAGTGCCTTACTCTGGCTTCTTCTGCGCACAATGCTAAGCAAGTTTAATAAAGAGTTTTGAAACTACGAGCAGTTGCTAAAGAGACTTGAGATGGTGGGCTGGGGGCTGAGGGAGGCTACACcacagggtggtggtgggggctgaGGGAGGGTATGTcacagggtggtggtggggactgcTGGGAGTTGAGCTGGAGCTTGGTAGGAATAAAATTAGAGAAGGTTGGGGAGGGGTAGAGTGGCTGACTTCacgtgcatgcaagtgtgtgtgtctatgtgtgtgtgtgtgtgcgcgtctatgtgtgtgtgtgtgtgcgcgcgcgcacacacacacacgcgcacgcacatacatataacaaaacaaactcTGGGAACCCTTAAGGCAGAAGCCACCAGAGGCTTGGCTTGAAAGTCTCCAGATGTGGGAAGTTAGCCAGCCCaccaccctccttcctctctccagaaCTGCCTCTGGGCTCAAATTGAAGTTGGGACCGGATTGAAGGTCACATCTGCTGCTGGTTGGAGTCTGGAGGGAAGACAAGGGGCCTGAGTCACAAGGAGGGAGTCAAGAGGCCAGAGAATGATGGGGAGGTGGACTGGCATCCTTCCCTGACACTTATAGTCCAGGTCCTGCCCTGCTACCCACTCCAGCTCATTGGTTTCAAAGAGTGGGTTGATCCTTCTCTGTCCATGACTGGATGAAGAAGGGCAGTATAGAGGGGCCATTTGTGGTAGTATAAcagcccccctctctctctgagaAGAGGTCTCACTCCTGTAGCCGACTCTCCTAGCcagcctcccgagttctgggattagagatgtaTGCTACCATGGCTGATTAAAATTGTCATTCTCTCAcaaactgcctctgcctcaaaggGCTGTGGGACAAGAACCTACTACTATTAAGAATCATGTTGCTTGGAGAAGGGCAAGGGAGAAGGAGTTGATGGGGAGGTGGCCATAGTTTTAGAGATGTTATTTTGACCGTATTATCTGATAAAGAAAACCGAAATCCCCATCTCCTCACTCCCTCATGGCTAGAACATGAGGCAAATGTTGCTTCCCTTCAGAGTAGGCTTAGGCCAATGGCTTCAGAGTGCAGAGACTGGGGACTGAGATTAGATGCCAAGCCCTGGCCTGGGTGAATGGTGACACTTAGGGAGAGGTACCCACAAGCTGTCCCAAGGCTGGCAGatttgcttctcagccttccctgCTCATGACACTGTGCTttcctctccagcctcagaggaCTGGGTAGGTGACTCAGATGTTCCC encodes:
- the S100a4 gene encoding protein S100-A4, whose amino-acid sequence is MAYPLEQALDMMVSTFHKYSGKEGDKFKLNKSELKELLTRELPSFLGKRTDEAGFQKLMSNLDSNRDNEIDFQEYCIFLSCIAMMCNEFFEGCPDKQPRKK